A genome region from Hymenobacter tibetensis includes the following:
- a CDS encoding chemotaxis protein CheB, whose amino-acid sequence MCGEQPAIGPLFRSADFSYGSQVIGITLSGALDDGMAGLGTVKSRGGIAIVQELSVSSMPESALAVVEVDYQVPIAETASLLVRRIAEAVTETSELKTR is encoded by the coding sequence CTGTGCGGGGAACAGCCTGCGATTGGCCCGCTATTTCGTTCTGCAGACTTTAGCTATGGTTCCCAGGTCATTGGCATTACACTATCTGGCGCCTTGGATGATGGTATGGCCGGCTTAGGGACAGTAAAAAGCCGGGGCGGCATTGCCATCGTGCAGGAATTAAGCGTGTCCTCTATGCCCGAAAGTGCCCTAGCTGTCGTAGAGGTGGACTATCAAGTGCCGATTGCCGAAACGGCTTCGTTGCTGGTACGGCGAATTGCCGAAGCAGTGACCGAGACGAGCGAATTGAAGACACGCTAG
- a CDS encoding helix-turn-helix domain-containing protein, producing MRQADRTVQELSDELGYEHLSSFSQSFKQFYGVTPKQYQGAG from the coding sequence CTGCGTCAGGCAGACCGCACTGTGCAGGAGTTGTCCGACGAGCTCGGCTACGAGCATCTGTCCAGCTTTAGCCAGTCCTTCAAGCAATTCTACGGCGTGACCCCCAAGCAATATCAAGGAGCAGGGTAG
- a CDS encoding winged helix-turn-helix transcriptional regulator, with protein sequence MRKQTSTNTLNRQRTIDMCGMAYALTVVGGRWKPSILARLLHEKLRYSALRDQLTGISERMLVLQLRELEQDGIVRRIVHAEVPPRVEYELTERGQSLGPVLRSLADWGRANRPAPEPVAAT encoded by the coding sequence ATGCGCAAACAGACCTCTACGAACACCCTTAATCGACAGCGCACCATTGACATGTGCGGCATGGCCTATGCCTTAACCGTGGTGGGTGGGCGGTGGAAGCCCAGTATTTTGGCCCGGCTGCTGCACGAAAAGCTTCGCTACAGCGCGCTACGTGACCAGCTGACGGGTATATCCGAACGCATGCTGGTGTTGCAGTTACGTGAGTTGGAGCAGGACGGCATTGTCCGGCGCATTGTCCATGCCGAGGTGCCCCCGCGGGTAGAGTACGAGCTGACCGAGCGGGGACAGTCCTTGGGGCCGGTGTTGCGCAGCCTGGCCGACTGGGGCCGCGCCAATCGTCCCGCTCCTGAACCGGTGGCCGCTACCTGA
- a CDS encoding sensor histidine kinase yields MDSTPSKLHHTLFDKFNSSRRAGLQGETTTGLGLFIAKQIVELHGGHIWLESREQEGTTFFIEIA; encoded by the coding sequence GTGGACAGCACTCCCAGCAAGCTGCACCACACCCTCTTCGACAAGTTCAACTCCAGTCGCCGCGCCGGGCTGCAGGGCGAAACCACTACGGGCCTGGGCTTGTTCATTGCCAAGCAAATCGTGGAGCTGCACGGCGGCCACATCTGGCTGGAGAGCCGGGAGCAAGAGGGCACCACGTTCTTCATTGAAATAGCGTAA
- a CDS encoding BLUF domain-containing protein, which yields MLVYTVMADPTFPYEAARRRAVAAMIRFLADTPLAPSRYERQLLLRYQEGKLTIDQVLALLETSTYHVFYRSRATFGVTVADVEALVEWSRNYNAQHQLTGLLLYSEEQFVQVIEGEEAAVRALFARIQQDARHRQVVTLSEGPGPQRLFAEWSMAWGQVDPVELTQVLGAVERQILLPESITDPHLQLLLHAFHLVEPDAE from the coding sequence TTGCTCGTATACACCGTAATGGCTGACCCTACTTTCCCCTATGAGGCGGCTCGCCGTCGCGCCGTTGCGGCCATGATTCGCTTTCTGGCAGACACCCCGCTGGCTCCCTCACGCTATGAACGGCAACTGCTCTTGCGCTACCAGGAAGGCAAACTCACGATTGACCAGGTGCTGGCCTTGCTCGAGACGAGCACCTATCACGTCTTCTACCGCAGCCGGGCGACGTTTGGCGTGACGGTGGCCGACGTGGAGGCCCTGGTTGAGTGGTCGCGCAACTATAACGCGCAGCATCAGCTCACGGGCCTGCTCTTGTATAGTGAGGAACAGTTTGTGCAAGTGATTGAAGGCGAGGAAGCCGCGGTGCGCGCCCTTTTCGCCCGCATCCAGCAGGACGCACGCCACCGACAGGTGGTGACTTTGAGCGAAGGCCCGGGTCCGCAGCGCCTGTTTGCCGAGTGGAGCATGGCCTGGGGCCAGGTGGATCCCGTCGAACTTACCCAAGTTCTCGGCGCCGTGGAAAGGCAGATCCTATTGCCGGAATCCATCACGGACCCGCACCTGCAACTGCTGCTCCATGCCTTCCACCTAGTTGAACCGGATGCGGAGTAA
- a CDS encoding PAS domain-containing sensor histidine kinase: protein MKEIKSETERKGLSFVHIIVNFMSDFAALYWEQAEASPQVHFVYDVAAARVLFVNAAYETVLGGHREAVNAELPALLDRLHPDDRAYLVQYWQVLVRGQVTDEVEVRFLRPGQPEQTFCLTPYCSVNGAGSVLICGALRDISAAKSYQRNADAFNARKNAALEILSHDLGGSFAMVQQITDYLVMEVAVTADSQAAQLLQVLATTSRNSLKLIRDLVAIEFLSGTSAALQLERVEVGAVLREPLAQLQLGQGVLGFHFQYSLPPEPVYAQLDVNKFNQVLTNLVSNAFKFTPDGGQVTVQVEASSGCVRFHVHDDGVGIPAALQPHLFERFTPARRPGLRGEPTTGLGLSLCKTIVDWHRGTLTVVSAEGEGSTFTVEIPQVG from the coding sequence TTGAAAGAGATTAAGAGCGAAACCGAGCGAAAAGGCCTATCTTTCGTACACATCATTGTCAACTTCATGTCGGACTTCGCCGCCTTGTACTGGGAACAGGCGGAAGCCAGTCCCCAGGTGCACTTTGTCTACGACGTGGCCGCCGCCCGCGTCCTGTTTGTCAACGCAGCCTACGAAACAGTCCTAGGCGGCCATCGGGAGGCGGTCAACGCCGAGCTGCCCGCCTTGCTCGATCGGTTACACCCCGACGACCGAGCCTATCTGGTGCAGTATTGGCAGGTGCTGGTGCGCGGTCAGGTCACGGACGAAGTGGAGGTGCGGTTCTTGCGTCCCGGCCAGCCCGAGCAGACCTTTTGCCTAACGCCCTACTGCTCGGTCAACGGTGCCGGTTCTGTCCTGATCTGCGGGGCGTTGCGCGATATTAGCGCAGCCAAGAGCTACCAGCGCAACGCCGACGCCTTCAACGCGCGCAAGAACGCGGCCCTGGAAATCCTCTCCCACGACCTGGGCGGCTCGTTCGCCATGGTGCAGCAAATTACCGACTACCTCGTTATGGAAGTGGCGGTGACAGCCGACAGCCAGGCCGCTCAGCTGCTGCAGGTGCTGGCCACCACCAGCCGCAACAGCCTGAAGCTGATCCGGGACCTAGTGGCCATCGAATTTTTGTCGGGCACCAGCGCCGCCCTCCAGCTGGAGCGGGTAGAGGTGGGCGCGGTGCTGCGCGAACCGTTAGCCCAGTTGCAGCTGGGGCAGGGGGTACTGGGCTTTCACTTCCAGTACTCCCTGCCCCCCGAGCCGGTGTACGCCCAGCTTGATGTGAACAAGTTCAATCAGGTGCTCACGAACCTGGTCAGCAATGCGTTTAAGTTCACGCCCGACGGCGGGCAGGTCACGGTGCAAGTCGAGGCGAGTTCGGGGTGCGTGCGCTTCCACGTCCACGACGACGGGGTAGGCATTCCGGCGGCTCTGCAGCCCCACTTATTTGAGCGCTTTACTCCCGCCCGCCGCCCGGGGCTGCGGGGCGAACCCACCACGGGTCTGGGTTTATCCCTGTGCAAGACGATTGTTGACTGGCATCGCGGCACGCTTACGGTCGTGAGCGCCGAGGGGGAAGGCAGCACGTTCACCGTGGAAATACCGCAGGTCGGATAG
- a CDS encoding SDR family NAD(P)-dependent oxidoreductase → MHTSPVALITGVSRAMGLGYETARQLGQRGYHVLLTARHAAQADALARQLQQEGLSVTAHALDVCSDDSATQLAVAVAQHVGRLDVLINNAAVLLPAEDPAAPVDLPAAQQRFATNVFGPWRVVQALLPLLRHSPHGRIVNVSSGMGSFSDPVWGLTNSAQPTVNVYALTKLALNGLTAKLAKDLRADRILVNAVCPGFVATQPGFADYGARPVPEGAASIVWAATLPDDGPTGGFFRDGQPLGW, encoded by the coding sequence ATGCACACTTCACCAGTTGCCCTGATCACCGGCGTAAGCCGGGCCATGGGCCTAGGGTATGAAACCGCCCGCCAACTCGGGCAACGCGGCTATCACGTTCTGCTGACGGCTCGCCACGCCGCCCAAGCGGACGCCCTAGCCCGCCAACTCCAGCAGGAAGGCTTGTCCGTTACGGCGCACGCGTTGGATGTGTGCAGCGACGACAGTGCGACGCAACTAGCCGTTGCGGTAGCCCAACACGTCGGGCGGCTGGATGTGCTGATTAACAACGCGGCCGTGCTGTTGCCGGCGGAGGACCCGGCCGCGCCGGTGGACTTGCCCGCGGCGCAGCAGCGCTTTGCCACCAACGTGTTCGGCCCCTGGCGGGTGGTGCAGGCCCTATTGCCGTTGTTGCGGCACAGCCCGCACGGGCGCATTGTGAATGTTTCCAGCGGCATGGGTTCTTTCTCGGATCCGGTCTGGGGCCTGACGAACTCGGCCCAGCCCACGGTCAACGTGTACGCGCTGACCAAGTTAGCCCTCAATGGCCTCACCGCCAAGCTCGCCAAAGACCTGCGGGCCGACCGCATCTTGGTTAATGCCGTGTGTCCCGGCTTTGTGGCCACGCAGCCGGGCTTCGCCGACTACGGCGCCCGGCCCGTGCCGGAGGGCGCGGCCAGCATTGTGTGGGCGGCCACCCTGCCCGATGACGGTCCCACCGGGGGGTTCTTTCGAGATGGCCAGCCATTAGGCTGGTAG
- a CDS encoding DUF72 domain-containing protein yields the protein MPALLGTLRTGTSGIVVPGPKATFPEAYQATSRLTYYATLFNSVEINSTFYRLPQPKTFAAWAAETGPGFDFTLKLWRDITHTKALAEDLSGLVRFLEAARELGPKKGCLLLQFPPSNTIRQLHAVRALLQALAAADPAHEWRKAVEFRHPSWYAEDTFELLDHHGASLVLHDKGPARNAQLNEGADFVYMRFHGPQGNYRESYERDFLHDQAEQIHDYLQEGKDVYAYFNNTMGAAFDNAQDLSRLVAERA from the coding sequence ATGCCTGCCCTCCTTGGCACCCTGCGCACTGGCACCAGCGGCATCGTTGTGCCCGGCCCAAAGGCCACCTTTCCCGAGGCCTACCAGGCGACGAGCCGCCTTACCTATTATGCCACCCTGTTTAACTCGGTGGAGATTAACAGCACTTTCTACCGCCTACCCCAGCCCAAAACGTTTGCGGCCTGGGCCGCTGAAACCGGCCCTGGGTTTGACTTTACCCTCAAGCTTTGGCGCGATATCACGCATACTAAGGCGCTGGCCGAGGACCTCTCCGGCCTGGTCCGCTTTCTAGAGGCCGCACGGGAGTTGGGCCCCAAAAAGGGCTGCCTGCTCCTTCAGTTCCCGCCCAGCAACACCATTCGCCAGCTACACGCAGTCAGGGCCCTCTTGCAGGCGCTTGCCGCGGCAGACCCCGCCCACGAGTGGCGCAAAGCGGTGGAGTTTCGTCACCCAAGCTGGTATGCCGAGGATACGTTTGAGCTGCTGGACCACCACGGCGCCAGCCTAGTGCTACACGACAAAGGCCCCGCCCGAAACGCCCAACTCAACGAGGGGGCAGACTTTGTTTATATGCGCTTCCACGGCCCGCAGGGAAACTACCGAGAGTCCTACGAGCGCGACTTTCTGCATGACCAGGCCGAACAGATACACGACTACCTCCAAGAAGGAAAAGACGTATATGCCTACTTCAACAATACCATGGGCGCCGCTTTTGACAATGCCCAAGACCTGTCCCGGCTGGTAGCGGAGCGGGCGTGA
- a CDS encoding CheR family methyltransferase — protein sequence MESIESTDFMAEQPQNFLVVGLGASAGGIQALQEFFQRVPADSALAYVVILHLSPDHDSQLAQVLQTVARIPVTQVTEKVTIEPNHVYVVPPNQHLMMEGDTIVPSLNLYVEERRAPVDIFFRTLADSYGARAVCVVLSGTGANGSMGLKRVKERGGVAYVQNPREAEFNEMPRNAIATDLIDEVLPVAEIPGRILAYRNSLGTVEIPNAVEDRAEQQQVALREIFTHLRVRTGHDFSNYKQASLLRRIERRINVRSLPDLPSYAVFLQQNLEESQALLKDLLISVTNFFRDKKPFQALELDVLPAIFHHKKADSAVRIWVAGCATGEEAYSLAMLVAERTLDVLDAPKVQIFATDIDEAALTAAREGLYTLNDAADVSPERLLRFFTKEGDNYRVQRELREMVLFANHNFLKDPPFSRLDLVTCRNVLIYLNSTAQERVMETFHFALKPGGFLFLGSSESVDGTSDLYATVSRENHIYRSREVAMPHYALPESVPAALHATPPASLTLLEAESRHLTRLSLGELHQKLLEQYAPPSLVVNEEYDILHMSERVGSFLEFSGGEPTKNLLKLIRPELRLALRSVLHQAVQLQTIMEARNVLWNKNGERQMVTIRVKPVTKAGDTAKGFLLVIFEPNEQQAPEEKGGLPSDEPIARQLEAELIQVKAQLRYSAEQYEYQAEELKASNEEFQAVNEELRSAAEELETSKEELQSMNEELRTVNQELKVKIEEISVTSNNFQNLIHSAGVATIFLDRAFCIRLYTPAAQQLFNLIPSDYGRPISDITHRLQYDQLLPDAQTVLEKLTLLEREVKTTDHRAFLMRLLPYRTADDRINGVVITLFDITDRKQAEETLQASEQRLQRMVNVPSVGMLTFDYTDTLLQVNDAFLEMVGYTRSEFEARTFTWLDFTPAEHVEVSQQVMAQLRQTGRGGPYEKEYFRKDGSRLWLMFVAADLGDGTIAEYAIDMSARRQAEAAVASDLAGMQRLHELHTKLATETNLKVALTEMVALACDFTNTDRGCVQLLSDDGQRLELYACHGYEENNRFIQHFLHEGFKPVGDATRRDQLRLIIEDIEAYAPLLSTQDREVALSAGIRALHSVPLITRSSGLVGVLSNQFRQPHRPTEHELRLLDLLAWMAADFVERHRAIQTLEQLSVGLEQQVQERTAQLNQSTEILQKSLAKLQQAEEVAQMGSWEYDIASGETVWSTGMYRLYGLPATHAVSPEIYLDYVVEAEKPLAEKLIQQVREKHEPLDETLHLLIDDQVHTFRIKSVVLRNDHGEPVKMLGLDLDVSEIKRLEEENLQMRLNQQKALLLGILDAQEEERRRIAESLHNGVGQLLFATKLNFDRLATLVPKEIFRGANQLLDEAIQETRKVSHELVPATLNNFGLAKSIRDLCQNYSQTRIRVNCEIVGLENRLEPYLEVAVYRICQELLTNVTKHAEATSADVLLVQEDGDVTLKVRDNGKGVSPERSKSAGIGLRTIKDRVNLLNGTFSLHTPDTSTGTQVTVRIPSTGAS from the coding sequence ATGGAATCTATCGAATCTACCGACTTTATGGCCGAACAGCCCCAAAACTTCCTTGTTGTGGGCCTGGGAGCCTCGGCCGGTGGTATTCAGGCACTGCAGGAGTTTTTTCAGCGCGTGCCCGCAGATTCCGCTCTTGCATATGTGGTCATTCTCCACCTCTCCCCCGACCACGACAGTCAGCTAGCGCAGGTACTGCAGACCGTAGCTCGCATTCCCGTTACGCAAGTGACGGAAAAAGTGACCATAGAGCCAAATCACGTCTATGTGGTGCCCCCCAACCAGCATCTGATGATGGAAGGAGACACTATTGTGCCTTCTCTCAATCTGTACGTGGAAGAAAGGCGGGCGCCCGTGGATATTTTTTTCCGGACCCTAGCCGATTCGTACGGCGCGCGCGCCGTGTGCGTGGTGTTATCGGGAACGGGGGCGAATGGGTCGATGGGGCTGAAACGGGTGAAAGAGCGAGGAGGAGTTGCGTACGTGCAAAATCCTCGGGAAGCGGAATTTAACGAAATGCCCCGCAACGCAATTGCCACCGACCTGATTGATGAAGTGTTGCCGGTGGCGGAAATCCCCGGCCGGATACTGGCGTACCGCAATAGCCTAGGCACGGTAGAAATACCAAATGCCGTGGAGGACCGGGCAGAGCAGCAACAAGTAGCCCTGCGCGAAATATTCACCCACTTGCGCGTGCGCACCGGGCATGATTTCTCGAACTATAAACAGGCATCGCTATTACGCCGGATTGAGCGTCGCATCAACGTTCGCAGTCTGCCCGACCTGCCAAGCTACGCCGTCTTTTTGCAGCAAAATCTGGAAGAAAGCCAGGCCTTACTGAAAGACCTGTTGATTTCAGTAACCAACTTTTTCCGGGATAAAAAGCCTTTCCAAGCCCTGGAACTGGATGTCTTACCGGCCATCTTTCACCACAAAAAGGCGGATAGCGCGGTACGCATCTGGGTTGCTGGCTGTGCCACCGGGGAAGAGGCGTATTCCCTGGCCATGCTGGTGGCTGAGAGAACCTTGGACGTACTGGATGCACCTAAAGTGCAAATATTTGCTACCGACATCGACGAGGCCGCCCTCACTGCTGCCCGCGAAGGGCTCTATACCCTTAATGATGCCGCCGATGTGTCGCCGGAACGCCTACTGCGTTTCTTCACCAAAGAAGGCGATAACTACCGCGTGCAGCGCGAGCTCCGCGAAATGGTGTTGTTTGCCAATCACAATTTTTTGAAGGATCCGCCTTTTTCACGCTTGGACCTAGTGACGTGTCGCAACGTGTTGATTTACTTGAATTCCACGGCTCAGGAGCGGGTCATGGAAACGTTTCACTTCGCGCTGAAACCAGGCGGCTTCCTGTTCCTGGGTTCTTCTGAATCGGTGGATGGCACCAGCGACTTGTATGCCACCGTTAGTCGAGAGAATCACATCTACCGGTCTCGCGAAGTGGCCATGCCCCATTACGCACTGCCCGAATCGGTGCCGGCCGCCTTACACGCTACGCCGCCGGCTTCACTTACGCTGCTCGAGGCCGAGAGCCGCCACCTAACCCGGTTGTCGTTGGGAGAGCTGCACCAGAAGCTGTTGGAGCAGTACGCGCCCCCTTCTTTGGTGGTAAACGAGGAGTATGACATCCTGCACATGTCCGAGAGGGTGGGCAGCTTTCTGGAGTTTTCGGGCGGGGAGCCCACCAAGAACCTGCTCAAGCTCATCCGGCCTGAGCTACGGCTGGCACTCCGCTCGGTGCTGCACCAAGCAGTGCAGCTGCAAACCATCATGGAAGCCCGCAACGTGCTTTGGAATAAAAATGGGGAACGCCAGATGGTAACCATCCGCGTTAAACCCGTTACCAAAGCGGGCGACACGGCCAAAGGATTCCTCCTGGTAATTTTTGAACCGAACGAACAGCAAGCGCCCGAGGAAAAGGGGGGGCTCCCATCGGATGAGCCCATTGCCCGGCAACTAGAAGCAGAGTTGATCCAAGTGAAAGCTCAGCTCCGCTATTCTGCGGAGCAGTACGAATACCAGGCGGAGGAACTGAAGGCGTCGAACGAGGAATTTCAAGCTGTCAACGAAGAGTTGCGCTCGGCCGCCGAAGAACTGGAAACCAGCAAGGAAGAGCTTCAATCGATGAACGAGGAGTTGCGCACGGTCAACCAGGAGTTGAAAGTGAAAATCGAGGAAATAAGTGTTACCAGCAACAACTTTCAAAATCTAATCCATTCGGCCGGCGTAGCCACCATCTTCCTGGACCGTGCTTTCTGCATTCGGTTGTACACCCCGGCCGCTCAGCAGCTTTTCAACCTGATTCCGTCCGACTATGGGCGTCCTATTTCCGATATCACCCATCGGCTGCAATACGACCAGTTGCTGCCCGACGCCCAAACTGTCTTAGAGAAGCTTACGCTGCTGGAGCGCGAAGTGAAAACCACCGACCACCGGGCGTTTTTAATGCGCCTGTTGCCGTATCGCACGGCTGACGACCGGATTAATGGCGTGGTGATTACGCTTTTCGACATAACCGACCGCAAGCAGGCTGAGGAAACCTTGCAGGCCAGCGAACAGCGGTTGCAGCGCATGGTGAATGTGCCCAGCGTGGGCATGCTGACGTTCGATTACACGGACACGCTATTGCAAGTCAACGATGCCTTCCTGGAGATGGTCGGGTACACCCGCTCGGAGTTCGAGGCCCGCACGTTCACCTGGCTGGACTTCACTCCCGCGGAGCACGTGGAAGTCAGCCAGCAGGTCATGGCCCAGTTGCGGCAAACCGGGCGGGGCGGCCCGTACGAGAAAGAGTATTTCCGCAAGGACGGCTCCCGGCTCTGGCTGATGTTTGTGGCCGCTGATTTGGGCGACGGCACCATCGCCGAGTATGCCATCGACATGAGTGCCCGCAGACAAGCCGAAGCAGCGGTGGCGTCCGACCTGGCGGGCATGCAGCGGCTCCATGAGTTGCACACGAAGCTAGCCACCGAAACCAACCTGAAAGTGGCCTTAACGGAAATGGTGGCCCTGGCCTGCGACTTTACGAATACCGACCGCGGCTGTGTGCAGCTGCTTAGCGACGATGGCCAGCGCCTGGAACTATACGCCTGCCACGGCTACGAGGAAAACAACCGCTTTATTCAGCACTTTTTGCACGAAGGATTTAAGCCCGTCGGTGATGCAACTCGTCGGGATCAGCTCCGGCTGATCATTGAAGATATTGAAGCGTATGCGCCCCTGCTGAGCACCCAAGACCGAGAAGTGGCTTTGTCGGCCGGCATTCGGGCCCTGCACTCCGTTCCGCTCATCACTCGCAGCAGTGGCTTGGTAGGAGTTTTAAGCAACCAGTTTCGCCAGCCCCACCGCCCCACCGAGCACGAGTTGCGGCTGCTTGACTTGCTGGCCTGGATGGCGGCTGATTTCGTGGAACGGCACCGGGCTATTCAAACCCTCGAACAACTATCCGTCGGTTTGGAGCAGCAGGTACAGGAGCGAACGGCACAATTAAACCAGAGCACGGAGATCTTGCAAAAGAGCTTGGCCAAACTGCAGCAAGCCGAAGAAGTGGCGCAGATGGGCAGTTGGGAGTACGACATTGCGAGCGGCGAAACCGTCTGGAGCACCGGCATGTACCGCTTGTACGGGTTGCCCGCTACCCACGCAGTAAGCCCAGAAATCTACCTGGATTATGTTGTGGAAGCCGAAAAGCCCCTAGCCGAAAAGCTGATACAACAAGTTCGGGAGAAGCACGAGCCGCTGGACGAAACGCTGCACCTGCTGATAGACGACCAAGTACATACCTTCCGGATTAAATCAGTGGTGCTGCGCAACGACCACGGAGAGCCGGTGAAGATGCTCGGCCTCGATTTGGATGTGTCGGAAATAAAACGCCTGGAAGAAGAAAACCTGCAAATGCGGCTCAATCAGCAGAAAGCCCTCTTGTTGGGTATTCTGGATGCTCAGGAGGAAGAGCGCCGCCGCATCGCCGAGTCGTTGCATAATGGGGTAGGACAGCTGTTATTCGCCACAAAACTCAACTTCGACCGGTTGGCTACGCTGGTACCAAAGGAAATTTTTCGGGGTGCCAACCAACTCTTAGATGAAGCCATTCAGGAAACTCGAAAGGTCTCACACGAGCTGGTGCCTGCTACGCTAAACAATTTTGGTTTAGCCAAATCCATACGAGATTTATGCCAGAATTACAGCCAGACGCGGATTCGTGTGAATTGCGAAATAGTGGGGCTGGAGAATCGGCTGGAGCCGTACTTGGAGGTTGCCGTTTACCGCATTTGCCAGGAATTGCTGACCAACGTGACGAAACACGCGGAAGCTACTAGCGCCGATGTTCTGTTAGTACAGGAGGATGGCGATGTAACGCTGAAAGTCCGTGATAACGGCAAAGGAGTGAGCCCGGAACGCAGCAAATCGGCCGGGATTGGACTGCGTACAATCAAGGACCGGGTGAACCTGCTAAACGGCACCTTTTCTCTGCATACTCCTGATACCAGTACAGGTACGCAAGTAACCGTCCGGATTCCAAGTACTGGGGCAAGCTAG
- a CDS encoding arginase family protein — translation MRTVHLIEAPSNLGLQELIPGVPPAVDRLPGWLQQWGFYDLLSPRHVHSVSPPPYAREVDPVGVRNADAISHYSQQLGACITQVITQPGFAVVLGGDCSILLGIALGLKAAGTYGLFFLDGHTDYATPERSATGGAAGMDLALVTGSGPAKLSNLDGQSPYIQPRHAWSVGNRDADEADVAALQASPIQYVDLAALRQQGPAAWAAAFLTDMAQQQLDGFWIHFDVDVLADELMPAVDSPQPGGLTYTELTALLLPLLHSGHAVGLDITILDPSLDPTGAITRRFVEALSPLMAALACE, via the coding sequence ATGCGTACCGTTCATCTAATTGAAGCGCCTAGTAACCTCGGCCTACAAGAGTTGATTCCTGGGGTGCCACCGGCTGTGGACCGGCTACCCGGGTGGCTCCAGCAGTGGGGTTTTTACGACCTGCTCTCCCCGCGCCACGTCCATTCTGTCTCGCCGCCGCCTTATGCCAGGGAGGTAGACCCGGTAGGCGTACGCAACGCCGATGCGATTAGCCACTATTCTCAGCAGTTAGGGGCTTGCATCACGCAGGTGATTACGCAGCCGGGGTTTGCCGTCGTCCTGGGCGGAGACTGCAGCATCTTGCTCGGCATCGCGCTGGGCCTGAAGGCGGCCGGCACGTACGGGCTGTTTTTTTTGGATGGGCATACGGACTACGCCACCCCGGAGCGCTCAGCCACGGGGGGCGCGGCGGGCATGGACCTGGCGCTGGTGACCGGCAGCGGCCCTGCTAAACTCAGCAACCTGGACGGACAGTCGCCCTACATTCAGCCCCGTCACGCGTGGAGTGTTGGCAACCGGGATGCCGACGAGGCCGATGTGGCCGCCCTGCAGGCCTCCCCGATCCAGTACGTCGACTTGGCGGCCCTGCGCCAGCAAGGACCAGCGGCCTGGGCGGCCGCTTTTCTAACGGACATGGCCCAGCAACAGCTTGATGGCTTCTGGATTCACTTCGACGTGGACGTGCTCGCCGACGAGCTTATGCCGGCGGTAGATTCCCCCCAGCCCGGGGGGCTCACGTACACAGAACTGACTGCGCTACTCCTTCCTTTGCTGCACTCCGGGCACGCGGTGGGGCTCGACATCACTATTCTGGACCCCAGCTTAGACCCGACGGGCGCCATCACCCGCCGGTTTGTGGAGGCGCTCTCCCCCCTTATGGCGGCCCTAGCGTGCGAGTAG
- a CDS encoding AraC family transcriptional regulator N-terminal domain-containing protein, translating into MLRYRTQTPAARARVLLPQHMFTFLLTGEKTVHFAGAQVTIQPQQFVLLVADNCLMSEKVAAPATEYHSLLLLFDHQLLTDFYHRHAAWLGPPTKQAASQPFLRFEQDAFLTHFVQSLDCLLREGAPLPPPPL; encoded by the coding sequence TTGCTACGCTACCGCACGCAAACGCCGGCCGCCCGCGCCCGCGTGCTGTTGCCACAGCACATGTTCACCTTTCTGCTGACAGGCGAAAAAACGGTGCACTTTGCCGGCGCCCAGGTCACCATTCAGCCGCAGCAGTTTGTGCTCCTGGTGGCGGACAACTGCCTGATGAGTGAAAAGGTGGCGGCTCCGGCCACCGAATACCATAGCCTGCTGTTGCTCTTCGACCACCAATTGCTCACTGATTTTTATCACCGCCATGCTGCATGGCTTGGTCCGCCCACCAAGCAGGCGGCGAGCCAGCCGTTTCTGCGGTTCGAGCAAGATGCCTTTCTCACCCATTTTGTGCAGTCGCTGGACTGCTTGCTCAGGGAGGGAGCTCCGCTACCCCCCCCGCCCTTGTAA